A portion of the Oncorhynchus keta strain PuntledgeMale-10-30-2019 unplaced genomic scaffold, Oket_V2 Un_scaffold_17272_pilon_pilon, whole genome shotgun sequence genome contains these proteins:
- the LOC127927677 gene encoding sperm-associated antigen 8-like yields LEPGLESGSGLEPGSVLEPGPGLEPGSVLEPGPGLEPGSGLEPGSGLEPGPGLEPGSG; encoded by the exons ttAGAACCAGGACTAGAATCAGGATCAGGATTAGAACCAGGATCAGTATTAGAACCAGGACCAGGATTAGAACCAGGATCAGTATTAGAACCAGGACCAGGATTAGAACCAGGATCA ggattagaaccaggatcaggattagaaccaggaccaggattagaaccaggatcagga
- the LOC127927680 gene encoding rab11 family-interacting protein 5-like: MSSLNIDYDEDQRWVPTHVQVTVLRGRGLRAKGKHGTSDVYTIIQVGKEKYSTCVLEKTTVPEWKEECSFELLPGVLEQVGDGGAYPPGNSDLVLTVMHRALMGLDVFLGQAVIPLDKVFQDRICMKNE, from the coding sequence ATGTCCTCGCTAAATATAGACTACGACGAAGACCAGAGATGGGTTCCTACACACGTCCAGGTCACCGTTCTGCGGGGCAGGGGCTTGCGGGCGAAGGGCAAACACGGTACCAGCGACGTCTACACCATTATCCAGGTGGGCAAGGAGAAATACTCCACTTGTGTTCTGGAAAAGACCACTGTTCCCGAATGGAAGGAGGAATGTTCTTTCGAGTTGTTACCGGGTGTTCTGGAGCAGGTTGGGGACGGGGGCGCATACCCTCCCGGGAACAGCGACTTGGTCCTGACGGTGATGCACCGGGCGCTCATGGGACTGGACGTGTTTCTGGGCCAAGCCGTGATCCCCCTGGATAAGGTGTTTCAGGACAGAATATGCATGAAAAACGAGTAG